The Rhododendron vialii isolate Sample 1 chromosome 6a, ASM3025357v1 genome includes a window with the following:
- the LOC131331223 gene encoding subtilisin-like protease SBT3 gives MAPHFPLYVFLLSLKIPQFISTLAELDNYIVHMDLSAMPKAFSSHHTWYLATISSILDNTRAAATTNTTDSLSTSSSKLIYGYSNAMHGFSASLSPSEYEAIKQSPGYVSSYRDMPVKIDTTHSTEFLGLKSESGTLLAAQQGKGVIVGVVDTGIWPESKSFNDDGMTEVPSRWKGECETGTQFNSSMCNKKLIGARFFNKGLHAKFPNLTFSMNSTRDTDGHGTHTSSTAAGNYVEGVSYFGYASGTARGVAPRSHVAMYKAFYSSDFIAAIDQAMIDGVDILSISLGLDGLELYEDPIAIATFAAMEKGIFVSTSAGNEGPDIASLHNGTPWVLTVAAGTIDREFQGLITLGNNVSISGSSLFPGNSNPSQFPLVFMGFCNNSEELKNVGRKIIVCQDKDDSLSEQVYYAENSSVTAAIFVTNSTDLESYIQTTFPAIFLNLDKGEIVLDYIKNGDDPTAKMDFHQTVLGTKPAPKVASYSSRGPSPSCPFVLKPDLMGPGSLILAAWPPNIPTADLATGPLFSQFNILSGTSMSCPHAAGVAALLKAARPDWGPAAIRSAMMTTSYSNDNDFNLIKDLGNNNKVATPLAMGSGQVDPNKALDPGLIYDADVTDYINLLCGLNYTTNQIKAITRGNPYNCSNPTLDINYPSFIAFFNADVPETVQEFSRTVTNVGAGMTNYMAKVTPMEGFIVKVVPEKLVFRERSEKQSYKVSIQGPKTTKEGTLAFGYLSWVEVEGYHMVRSPIVALSLSS, from the coding sequence ATGGCCCCTCACTTCCCCTTGTATGTTTTCCTCCTTTCTTTAAAAATCCCACAATTCATATCCACTTTGGCCGAATTAGATAATTACATTGTCCACATGGACTTATCAGCCATGCCAAAAGCCTTCTCTAGCCACCACACTTGGTACTTGGCCACCATTTCTTCCATACTGGATAACACAAGAGCCGCCGCCACTACCAACACCACCGACTCTTTGTCCACCTCCAGCTCTAAGCTCATCTATGGCTACAGTAATGCTATGCATGGTTTTAGTGCCAGTCTCTCTCCATCCGAGTACGAAGCGATAAAACAATCCCCAGGCTATGTTTCTTCCTATAGAGATATGCCGGTTAAAATTGACACGACTCACTCGACCGAATTCCTTGGGTTAAAGTCGGAGTCGGGTACGCTGCTAGCAGCACAGCAGGGAAAAGGTGTCATAGTCGGGGTGGTCGACACGGGGATATGGCCAGAGAGCAAGAGCTTCAACGATGATGGAATGACCGAAGTGCCCTCAAGGTGGAAAGGAGAGTGCGAAACCGGCACCCAATTCAACTCATCAATGTGCAACAAGAAGCTTATTGGAGCTCGATTCTTCAACAAAGGCCTCCATGCAAAATTTCCCAATTTGACCTTCTCGATGAACTCCACACGGGACACCGATGGCCACGGGACCCACACTTCCTCCACAGCTGCCGGGAACTACGTCGAGGGCGTGTCATATTTTGGCTATGCTTCGGGAACTGCCCGGGGCGTGGCTCCGCGGTCTCACGTGGCcatgtacaaggccttttactCATCCGACTTCATCGCCGCGATTGATCAGGCGATGATTGACGGCGTTGATATTCTCTCCATCTCCTTAGGCTTGGACGGTCTAGAATTGTACGAAGACCCCATCGCCATAGCTACATTTGCAGCTATGGAGAAGGGTATTTTCGTCTCTACATCAGCGGGAAACGAGGGGCCCGACATTGCATCACTCCACAATGGGACCCCTTGGGTCCTCACTGTCGCTGCTGGCACCATAGACCGGGAATTCCAAGGGCTTATTACCCTTGGCAACAATGTTTCAATCTCAGGCTCTTCTCTCTTTCCAGGGAATTCAAATCCATCTCAATTCCCACTTGTTTTCATGGGTTTCTGCAATAATTCCgaggaattgaaaaatgttgGGCGCAAGATTATTGTGTGCCAAGACAAGGACGATTCCCTAAGCGAGCAAGTTTACTATGCCGAAAATTCAAGTGTGACCGCGGCAATCTTCGTTACCAACTCAACAGATTTGGAATCGTACATTCAGACCACATTTCCCGCAATTTTTCTCAATCTTGATAAGGGAGAGATTGTTTTGGACTACATCAAAAATGGTGACGACCCAACTGCGAAAATGGATTTTCATCAAACGGTACTCGGGACTAAACCAGCTCCTAAAGTTGCTAGCTATAGCTCAAGAGGCCCATCCCCAAGCTGCCCATTTGTGCTCAAGCCTGACCTTATGGGCCCAGGCTCATTGATCCTAGCCGCATGGCCTCCAAATATTCCAACAGCGGATTTGGCCACCGGGCCACTTTTCAGTCAGTTCAATATCTTGTCCGGCACGTCCATGTCCTGCCCTCATGCTGCAGGGGTCGCAGCGCTTCTCAAGGCGGCTAGGCCTGATTGGGGCCCGGCCGCCATTCGTTCTGCCATGATGACAACTTCTTACTCGAACGACAACGATTTCAACCTGATTAAAGACCTTGGAAATAACAACAAAGTTGCTACTCCTTTAGCCATGGGGTCCGGCCAAGTTGATCCAAACAAGGCGCTAGACCCCGGTCTAATATACGACGCGGATGTCACAGACTACATAAATCTTCTTTGTGGATTAAATTACACAACGAACCAAATAAAAGCCATCACGAGGGGGAATCCTTATAATTGCTCGAACCCGACTTTGGACATCAACTACCCTTCTTTCATTGCGTTTTTCAATGCAGATGTGCCCGAAACTGTACAAGAATTTTCTCGTACGGTGACCAACGTTGGAGCGGGAATGACGAATTATATGGCGAAAGTGACACCAATGGAGGGGTTCATAGTTAAGGTTGTGCCTGAGAAactggtttttagagagaggagCGAGAAGCAGAGCTACAAGGTGAGTATTCAAGGACCGAAAACGACGAAGGAGGGTACGTTGGCGTTTGGGTATCTGTCTTGGGTTGAGGTTGAGGGTTACCATATGGTTCGAAGTCCGATAGTGGCATTAAGTTTGAGTTCGTAa